The Cytophagia bacterium CHB2 DNA window ATTTTGAAACAGGCGTGGCTGGAATTCGATCCCGCACACCCATTGGAATATTCTTTTTTGGATGACAAGGTCGACAGCATCTATCAATCCGAAGAAACCTTGCGCCGCATCATGGGGCTTTTCTCCAGCCTGGCAATCTTTGTTGCGGGACTCGGGCTTTTGGGCCTGGCTTCATTCACCACCGAGCAGCGCACCAAAGAAATTGGTGTGCGCAAGGTGCTGGGCGCTTCTGTGCCGGGCGTGGTGCTGTTGTTGTCGAAAGATTTTGCCAGGTTGGTGCTCATTGCTTTTTTGATTGCGACGCCCATCGCCTACTTCGCCATGCGAAAATGGCTCGAAGACTTTGCTTATCGCACGGACATCGGGCTTCAGGTCTTCTTGCTCAGCGGCGTTTTAGCCGTGATCATCGCGTTTTTGACGGTAAGCTATCAGGCGATCAAGGCGGCGCTCGCGAATCCGGTTGAGGCCTTGCGGTATGAATAAGGAAACCTGACACATGCTGGGAGACGATGAAATTCCATTTCAGGGATCACTTCATGTTCAAACATTATCTTCGCATTGCGCTCAGAAATTTCCTTAAGCACAAAGGTTATTCCTTCATCAATATCACCGGGCTGGCGATCGGGCTGGCCTGCTGTTTTGTCATTGTGCTTTATGTTCGGCATGAGTTGAGCTACGATCGTTTTCATGCAAACGCGCAGCGCATTTACCGTTTGTTGCACACGCCGGCGCAGGATTCGAATCAACGCTCGGCCATCAGCGCTTCGGGATATGCGCCCCATTTGAAACAGGAATTTCCCGATCTTGAAGTCGTGCGGTTCTTCACCAACAGCAGCCGCGTCAACCTCAAATATGGCGCCGAGGTTCGAACCGTTGACGGTTTTTTCTACGCCGATTCCTCTGTCTTCGATGTCTTCAGTTTTCATTTGCGCCAGGGCGATCCAAAAACCGCGCTGGCCATGCCGAACACCATGGTGCTGACGCCCGCGGCGGCAGAGGCTTGGTTCGGCAGCGAAAATCCGGTGGGCAAGACCATGACGTTCCTGGGGGGCGCGGCGAATTGGGAGATGCATGTCACCGGTGTTTTGGAGAGCATTCCCAGCAACTCGCATTTGCAGTTTGAGTATCTCGCCTCGTTCAGCACCATCAAGGCTTTCATGGGTGAGCAAGCGCTGGAAGAATACATCAATTTTAATTATTACACCTATCTTTTGCTGCCGCCCGCCCTTGCGCCGCAGCAACTCACCGCCCGGTTTCCGGATTTTCTGCGCAAATACCGCGGTGAAGATACCGCGAAAAATACGGCGTTGGCGCTCCAGCCTTTACCCGATATTCATCTCACCACCAATATCACCTGGGATGTTGGCACCAATAGCGACAAAAGGTATCTCTACATTTTTTCGGTTGTCGCTTTTTTCATTTTATTCATTGCCGGCATAAACTTTGTCAATTTGGCCACGGCGCGCGCGACATTACGCGCCCGGGAAGTAGGTGTGCGTAAAGTTGCCGGCGCTTACCGCCAGCAGTTGATGCTGCAATTGTTCGGCGAATCGATTTTTGCCAGTGTGCTGGCGATGATTTTGGCGCTGGCCATGTTGCAACTTTTTGCGCCGTACCTCAGCAACGTGCTGGGGCGCGCGCTCAGTTTTGATCCGTTTGCCAACTCCGGCATGTTGTTTGTGCTCATCGGCATCGGACTTCTCACCGGCATTCTTTCCGGCATCTACCCCGCGCTGGTTTTGTCCGCCTTCGATCCTGCCAAAGTTTTAAAAGGGCTGGTAACGCGCGGCGTGAAAGGCGCGCATTTACGCAAGAGCCTTATCGTCGTGCAGTTTGGCATCGCCGTCTTTTTGCTCGTGGCCATTGTTACGCTTTATAAACAACTGCATTACATGAAAACCCGCGACCTGGGTTTCAAAAAAGAACAGGTGGTGTTTCTCGGCTTGAGCCGGCCGGTCAAAGAACGCTTCGAAACATTCCGGCAGAATTTGTCGGGCAGCGCCAATATTCTTCATGTGGCGCTTGCCGGCAGCGTTCCCGGCCGCGTGGGCACAAGCCGCGGCTATAATTGGCCGGGACAGCAGCAGGATCTTGACAACAAGAGTTTTTATACGATGTTCGGCGATCATCAAACCATAGCTGCCCTGGGATTGCAACTGCTGCACGGCCGAAGTTTCTCCCAGGAGATTGCGACTGATGTCACGAATGCCTATATTTTGAACGAAACCGCGGTGCGCGAATTGGGCTGGAGTGATCCCATCGGCAAGCCGTTCAAAGTTTGGGATGAAGAAATGGGCCAGGTCATCGGCGTGGTGAAGGATTTCAATTTCAGATCGTTGCACCAAAAGATCGAGCCGCTGGTGCTGGACATCAAACCGGAGTGGTCGTGGAGCGCGGCGATTCGCATTGCGCCTACAGACGTGGCGAGTACGTTGAATTTTATCGAAACACAATGGCGGGTATTGGAACCGGATTTGCCGTTGAACTATCGCTTTCTCGACGAGGATTTTGACCGGCTCTATCGTTCGGAAGAAAAACTCGGGCAACTTTTCAGCGGCTTTGCTTTCTTGGCGCTGTTTGTCGCCTGCCTCGGCTTGTTTGGGCTGGCCTCATTTACCGCAGAGCAAAGAACACGTGAAATCGGCATTCGCAAAGTCTTGGGCGCTTCGGTCGCGGAAATTTTGCTGCTGCTCTCAAAAGAATTTACCCGGCTGGTTGCCCTGGCTTTTGTTGTGGCCGCGCCGATTGCCTACTTCGCCTTGCGCGAGTGGCTGCAAAATTTTGCGTATCATATCGATCTCGGGATCAGCCCGTTTCTGCTCGGCGGCGGCGTGGCGTTGCTCCTCGCCCTGCTGACCGTAAGCGCCCAAGCGATTAAAGCCTCGCTGGCAAATCCGGTGGAGGCGTTGAGATATGAATAGCCCGGCGTTTGTGGCTGTGTGAAATGCGCAGCGCTAGGCGCAAAATGTGTGAGGTTCGGATACGATGTCAAGGCTCAGAAATGAAATGACGATTACCCTGCGGAAGTTGCTCCGTCAGAAAATTTACACCGGCATCATCATCGCCGGACTCGCCATCGGCATGAGCTGTTGTTTGATCATTCTGTTGATTGTTGGTGATGAACTTTCCTATGACCGCCACCACAAAAATGCCGATCGCCTCTACCGCATCACGCTTGATGCTCAAGTACAAGACCGCGAGTTTATTACGGCGCGCAGCAGCGGTCCGGTGGCCGCGAGCCTGCGGGAAAACCTGCCGGAAGTCGAAGCGTCAACCCACATCCGGGCGCGTGGCGGCACGCCGGTCAGTGATTGCGCCGTCCGTTATGGTGATAAAGCATTTAATGAGTATTTGCTCTTTTTTGCCGATTCGTCGTTCTTCAAGGTTTTTTCCTGCGAGGTGCTGGAAGGCGACGCCAACACGTTTTTGACCCAGCCTAACACCATTGTCATTACAGACGCCACAGCGCGCAAATATTTTGGCGACGAGCCTGCGCTCGGCAAGATGTTGGAAGTTGACGGGCGCTCACAGTTCATGATCTGCGGCGTCGTAAAGGAATTTCCTTCGCAATCGCACTGGCGTTTTGGGCTTCTGGCCTCTTTAGTTGGCCGTTCCATCTCAGAAGAACACAGTTGGATCAACAATTCCTGGTACACTTACGTTCTGTTGAAAAAAGGGGCTTCACGCGAACTGGCCGAGTCCACCTTTCAAACGATTGTCGAAGAGAACGTTCGTCCGGCGGTGGAGGCAACTTTGGGAGGCGACTGGAAGCACATGCAGGCGAAGGGGATGTATTATCGTTATCGCTTTCAGCCGATTACCGGCATTCATCTGCATTCGCATCTTGATGAGGAAGTTTTTCCGCCTGGCAACGCGGCCACGGTTTACGCCCTTATCATGGTTGCCGTGTTCATTCTGCTGATTGCCTGCATTAACTTTATGAACCTCAGCACCGCGCGCGCCACCCGCCGCGCCAAAGAAGTGGGCGTGCGCAAAGTTTTAGGTTCGCAGACGCCGCAGTTGATTCTCTTGTTTATCGGCGAAGCGGTGTTGCTTGCGGCAATAGCCATGCTGGTCAGTCTCGGCATCATGGAGCTAATGTTGCCCACCGTCAACGAGCTTATTTCAAAATCACTCTCGCTGGAGGTTTTGGCCAGCCCGCGGGCGGTTGCGGGGCTGCTGGCCTTTACAATTGTGGTCGGCGTTCTGGCCGGAAGTTACCCGGCATTCGTTCTCTCCTCGTTTCAGCCGGCCAATGTTTTGAAGGGTGAGTTGCGCAGCGGCATGCGCGGCAGCCGGTTGCGCAGCGCGTTGGTCATTTTGCAATTTGCCATTTCGATCGCATTAATGGTGGGCACAATGGCCGTCTATCGCCAGCTTCAGTTCATTCGGGCGCGCCATCTGGGATTCGACAAAGAGCAAATGCTGGTGGTGGATAATACCTGGCTGTTGGGCCGGGGCAAAGCACAAAGCTTCAAGGAGACGCTGCTGAACCAGGCCGGCGTTGCGGCGGCGGCCTTCACGCAGAATCTCCCCGGGAATGACATTGGCAGTGCGGCCTACTGGCGCGAAGGCGAAACTAATTCCAATCTCATTATGTTACGCCAACTCTGGTGTGATTATGATTTTCTTCCCTTCCTGGGCGTGCGCTTGAAAGAAGGGCGATTCTTCTCCCGGGATTTTTTCACCGATTCAACCAACGCCGTGATCATCAACGAACAAGCGGCGAGACTACTGGGATATCAAGAGCCGGTCGGCCGCAAGCTCCACGGCTATTTTGGCGACGGCGAGAGGGTGTTGAACATTATTGGCGTGACGGAAGACGTTCATTACGAGCCTTTGCACCAGCAGATTTTGCCGATGGTGACATTGTTCTCACGCGGAGCTCCGACGCGCATTGTGCTGCGTCTGCAAGGCGATATTCCGGCCACTATTCGCGCGGTGGAGGAAAAATGGAAATCCTTCAGCGGCGGACAACCGTTCACAGCGTATTTTCTCGATGATCGCCTGGAACGCTATTACCGCGCCGATCGGGCGCTGGGAAAACTCTTCGCCATCTTTGCCGGTGTGGGAATCTTTGTGTCGTGTCTTGGCCTGCTGGGATTGGCCATGTACGCGACCGAGCAACGAACGAAAGAAATTGGCATCCGCAAAGTCCTGGGCGCCACGACGCCGGGCATTATGAGTCTGTTGTCAAAAGAGTTTGTCAAACTGGTCGTGATTGCCAACCTCATCGCGTGGCCGGTTTCTTACTATTTCATCAACGGCTGGCTGCAAAGCTTTGCTTATCGCATCGATCTCGGCTGGGGTGTCTTTGTGCTGGCCAGCGGATTGGCGTTGGTCATTGCGTTGCTTACCGTCAGTGCTCAGACGGTGAGAGCAGCGCTGGCGAATCCGGTGGAGGCGCTGCGATATGAATGATGGGAGTCCAGCAACATTTTAAGAAGATCTGCGCAATGCCCACGCCATGAAATTCTTGCGTCGTTTTCAAAAATAACCTCCTCGTTTCTTCCTCGTTTGATGTTCATCTTTTTGATTTAATTTACTGTTCGCTGGCGAACACTAACTGCTATGCCAGCGGACAGCTTTCCTGCTTCATCCACTTCCAAAGTCAATATAATTCTTTGAAAAACATAAGAGGCATGATTGTTGAATATTTTACGATGCCATAATGCGACTTCATGTAACCATTGCCAGAATGAATTGTCTATTCACAGAAGTTGACCGCGGACAAGAATAGCAATGCTGACAGAATTCAAGGAGACCCCATGAGCTTAAAAGAGATTCTGCAAAAAATCGTAGAGGGTGGCGAGTCGATACTTTTGAGTGACAGCGAAAAAGATTGGGAAGCGAACGAGCTATTGAGCGGACTTTCCGAGCGCACGTTGAAAACCCGCGCTTATCTTCAAAGCGGGCTTTATATCGCCGAGATCAGCGAAGCCGGTTATCTTGGCCGGGTGATGTACAAGGTGAAGCAAAAAGCCTAACGCGGATGGCGTGGACGAACGCGGATGCCGCAGTCTTGCAGAGATTACGAGCAACCAGCGACCAGCAACAAGGAGCCCGATCATGTTCAAAAGCTATCTCAAAATCGCCTTCCGCCACGTACTCAAATACAAGACCTATTCCTTCATCAATGTTTTCGGCCTGGCTGTCGGCGTGGCCTGTTGCATTTTGGTTTTCCTTTTCGTGCAGCATGAAATGAGCTATGATAAATTTCATGAGCACGCCCAAAGCCTTTATCGCGTCAATCTGCGCACCCAAACGCCTGCCGGCAGCATCAAGATCAACGGCGGCCAGCCGCTGCCTTTGGCGCCGACGTTAAAAGCAAATTTTCCTGAAATCCGGTTTGCCACCCGCTTCGCGCAAAGCAATGCCGTTGTCCGCACCTCGCCGGAAAACGCGACGAAGGAGCAAGTGCTTTTTGCCGATAGCGATTTTTTCAAAATGTTCAGCTTCCCGTTGCTCAGCGGCGCCGCTGAATCCGTTCTCAATGATAAAAAAGCCATTGTCTTGAGCGCAGCAATGGCGCAAAAATATTTTGGCAATGCCGCGCCGCTCGGTCAAACGCTGACACTGAACTTTGGCGACGGCGACGAGGATTTTACCGTTGCCGGCGTCGCGCGCGAGATTCCCAGCAATTCCAGTATCGTTTTCGATTTTCTCCTGCGTTACGAGAACAAGCCGAGTTACCGGGATTTGGAAACGAGTTGGACGTCGTGGGGGGCTGCCACTTTCATTCAGCTTGCCGATAACGTGCAACCTGCCGCGTTGCAAGCCAAATTCCGCGCCTTTGAGAAAAACTATTACCAGGACATGATCAACACCTGGCAAATTCTTGGGTGGATTGCCAAAGAAGAGGGCGCTTTGCAATTGTCGTTGCAACCGTTGCTGGACCTCCATCTCACCACGGGAGTTGAAAACAGTTTTTTTCCGGCGAGCAATCCGGCATATTCTTACATTCTTTCCGGCGTCGGGCTGATCGTGTTGTTGATCGCCTGCATTAATTTTACGACGCTGGCTGTAGGCCGCGCCGCCAGCCGCACATTAGAAGTCGGCATGCGCAAAACCGTTGGCGCTACTCGTAGCCGGCTGCTGTGGCAATTCTGGGGAGAAAGCCTGATCTTCAGCATACTGGCCCTGCTCATGGGCATTGCATTGGCCGAATTTTTTCTGCCAACCTTTAATTCGCTGGCCAACAAAACTCTGGTGATTCACTATCCTGGCAACTGGCAAATTTATGGTGTATTCGCCGGCCTGGTTTTATTTGTTGCTTTCGTCGCCGGCGGCTACCCGGCTGTTTTTCTCTCCGGCTTTCAACCCATTGCGATTCTAAAAAATCGGCTCGCGCTCGGCAGCAAACACCGCTTGAGCCAGAGTCTTGTCGTCGTGCAGTTTTCGCTCTCCGTGCTGCTGATCATCTGCGCCATGATCATGTCCCGCCAGCTTTATCATCTCAAAACACAAAATCCCGGTTTTAATGAAGAACAAATCGTTGTCATTCCCACCAACGCGCGCGGCGAAGAGGGTGAGCAGAGGTTGGAACGTTTTCGCCAACAATTGCGCGGATATAGCAGCATCGCTGGCGTCACCGGCAATTCCGACGGCTTCAATAAAGAACCGTCGTGGCAATCATTCGGCACAAAAGACGGCGCAAATTGGCAGGTGAATATCATGCGCGTCGACACAGACTTCATCAAGACCATGGGTATGAAGATTGTGCAGGGACGCGATTTTTCACCGGAGATGATTTCGGATGTGACCGGCGCCGTGATCGTCAATGAAGCGCTGGCAGCGGCGTTCGGCTGGAAGGATCCGGCGCGCAGCGGCCAAAAGTTCAGCGACTTCAGTCTGGGAAATTGGCAAAATCCGATCATGAAAGAGCCGGCCATCATCGGCGTCGTGCAGGATTTTAATTTTGCCTCACTTCACGAAAAGATCAAACCATTGGTGCTCTATCTCGCGCCGGAAAAAGCCATCAAGTATATTTTTGTTCGTCTCACCCCCGGCGATTTCTCGCATTCGCTCGAACGGCTGCGCAACGCGTGGGGTGAGGCCGCCCCCCGAAAACCGTTCGATTACTATTTCCTCGATGAAGATTTCGATCGCCAATATCGCGCCGAAGAACGCTGGGCGCAAATCGTTTCGTTTGCGACATTATTTGCAATTGTCATCGCCTGCGTCGGCTTGTTCGGATTGTCGGCTTTGGCCGTTACCAAGCGCACCAAAGAAATCGGCATTCGCAAAGTGCTCGGCGCTTCGGTGGCCGGCATCATTTCCCTGCTCGCCGGTGATTTCCTCAAGCTCGTCGCGCTCGCCAACCTCATCGCCTGGCCGGTTGCCTGGTACGCGATGAATCACTGGCTGCAAAACTTCGCGTATCGCATCAGCATCGGCTGGTGGATGTTCGCGCTCGCGGGCGGTTTGGCGCTGCTCATCGCGTTCATAACCGTAAGTTCGCAAGCAGTCAAGGCCGCGTTGACGAATCCGGTTAAAGCGTTGCGGTACGAATAAGATCGGCACGCAAAGATTTCCATTCTGAACAAGGCAAATGGATGAGAACAACAGTTGTTCTTGCAACAACGATTGGAACGCTTTTTCTTTTTCAGGCCGAAACGCGGGGGCAAAATTTTACCGTGGCCACAAGCTGTTCCTTGTTTAGCATCGGAGAACGCAGCCTCTACGCGTGCGTGAACGGCAACGGCCCTGCCACGGTTGTGCTCGAAGCCGGCATGCGGGAAGACTCGCGTGCGTGGCGCTTTGTGATTGAAGATTTGTC harbors:
- a CDS encoding FtsX-like permease family protein, whose product is MKFHFRDHFMFKHYLRIALRNFLKHKGYSFINITGLAIGLACCFVIVLYVRHELSYDRFHANAQRIYRLLHTPAQDSNQRSAISASGYAPHLKQEFPDLEVVRFFTNSSRVNLKYGAEVRTVDGFFYADSSVFDVFSFHLRQGDPKTALAMPNTMVLTPAAAEAWFGSENPVGKTMTFLGGAANWEMHVTGVLESIPSNSHLQFEYLASFSTIKAFMGEQALEEYINFNYYTYLLLPPALAPQQLTARFPDFLRKYRGEDTAKNTALALQPLPDIHLTTNITWDVGTNSDKRYLYIFSVVAFFILFIAGINFVNLATARATLRAREVGVRKVAGAYRQQLMLQLFGESIFASVLAMILALAMLQLFAPYLSNVLGRALSFDPFANSGMLFVLIGIGLLTGILSGIYPALVLSAFDPAKVLKGLVTRGVKGAHLRKSLIVVQFGIAVFLLVAIVTLYKQLHYMKTRDLGFKKEQVVFLGLSRPVKERFETFRQNLSGSANILHVALAGSVPGRVGTSRGYNWPGQQQDLDNKSFYTMFGDHQTIAALGLQLLHGRSFSQEIATDVTNAYILNETAVRELGWSDPIGKPFKVWDEEMGQVIGVVKDFNFRSLHQKIEPLVLDIKPEWSWSAAIRIAPTDVASTLNFIETQWRVLEPDLPLNYRFLDEDFDRLYRSEEKLGQLFSGFAFLALFVACLGLFGLASFTAEQRTREIGIRKVLGASVAEILLLLSKEFTRLVALAFVVAAPIAYFALREWLQNFAYHIDLGISPFLLGGGVALLLALLTVSAQAIKASLANPVEALRYE
- a CDS encoding FtsX-like permease family protein, which gives rise to MFKSYLKIAFRHVLKYKTYSFINVFGLAVGVACCILVFLFVQHEMSYDKFHEHAQSLYRVNLRTQTPAGSIKINGGQPLPLAPTLKANFPEIRFATRFAQSNAVVRTSPENATKEQVLFADSDFFKMFSFPLLSGAAESVLNDKKAIVLSAAMAQKYFGNAAPLGQTLTLNFGDGDEDFTVAGVAREIPSNSSIVFDFLLRYENKPSYRDLETSWTSWGAATFIQLADNVQPAALQAKFRAFEKNYYQDMINTWQILGWIAKEEGALQLSLQPLLDLHLTTGVENSFFPASNPAYSYILSGVGLIVLLIACINFTTLAVGRAASRTLEVGMRKTVGATRSRLLWQFWGESLIFSILALLMGIALAEFFLPTFNSLANKTLVIHYPGNWQIYGVFAGLVLFVAFVAGGYPAVFLSGFQPIAILKNRLALGSKHRLSQSLVVVQFSLSVLLIICAMIMSRQLYHLKTQNPGFNEEQIVVIPTNARGEEGEQRLERFRQQLRGYSSIAGVTGNSDGFNKEPSWQSFGTKDGANWQVNIMRVDTDFIKTMGMKIVQGRDFSPEMISDVTGAVIVNEALAAAFGWKDPARSGQKFSDFSLGNWQNPIMKEPAIIGVVQDFNFASLHEKIKPLVLYLAPEKAIKYIFVRLTPGDFSHSLERLRNAWGEAAPRKPFDYYFLDEDFDRQYRAEERWAQIVSFATLFAIVIACVGLFGLSALAVTKRTKEIGIRKVLGASVAGIISLLAGDFLKLVALANLIAWPVAWYAMNHWLQNFAYRISIGWWMFALAGGLALLIAFITVSSQAVKAALTNPVKALRYE
- a CDS encoding FtsX-like permease family protein — encoded protein: MSRLRNEMTITLRKLLRQKIYTGIIIAGLAIGMSCCLIILLIVGDELSYDRHHKNADRLYRITLDAQVQDREFITARSSGPVAASLRENLPEVEASTHIRARGGTPVSDCAVRYGDKAFNEYLLFFADSSFFKVFSCEVLEGDANTFLTQPNTIVITDATARKYFGDEPALGKMLEVDGRSQFMICGVVKEFPSQSHWRFGLLASLVGRSISEEHSWINNSWYTYVLLKKGASRELAESTFQTIVEENVRPAVEATLGGDWKHMQAKGMYYRYRFQPITGIHLHSHLDEEVFPPGNAATVYALIMVAVFILLIACINFMNLSTARATRRAKEVGVRKVLGSQTPQLILLFIGEAVLLAAIAMLVSLGIMELMLPTVNELISKSLSLEVLASPRAVAGLLAFTIVVGVLAGSYPAFVLSSFQPANVLKGELRSGMRGSRLRSALVILQFAISIALMVGTMAVYRQLQFIRARHLGFDKEQMLVVDNTWLLGRGKAQSFKETLLNQAGVAAAAFTQNLPGNDIGSAAYWREGETNSNLIMLRQLWCDYDFLPFLGVRLKEGRFFSRDFFTDSTNAVIINEQAARLLGYQEPVGRKLHGYFGDGERVLNIIGVTEDVHYEPLHQQILPMVTLFSRGAPTRIVLRLQGDIPATIRAVEEKWKSFSGGQPFTAYFLDDRLERYYRADRALGKLFAIFAGVGIFVSCLGLLGLAMYATEQRTKEIGIRKVLGATTPGIMSLLSKEFVKLVVIANLIAWPVSYYFINGWLQSFAYRIDLGWGVFVLASGLALVIALLTVSAQTVRAALANPVEALRYE